The following coding sequences lie in one Babylonia areolata isolate BAREFJ2019XMU chromosome 7, ASM4173473v1, whole genome shotgun sequence genomic window:
- the LOC143284194 gene encoding uncharacterized protein LOC143284194, translating into MSKRAAEKKAMHFAMLTARTKLHGVTLGLLLTLLFWGSLLLRRGDVEQNPGPGPKSDGMRQTRLGSSGRRASTDRTTTSDSSGQTTPSQQPTLADVMDQLQSLNRFGGISPGTGLQNCQRPYSPC; encoded by the exons ATGTCGAAGAGAGCCGCTGAGAAGAAAGCAATGCACTTCGCCATGTTGACAGCGCGAACCAAACTGCACGGTGTCACCCTTGGCCTGCTCCTCACCCTTTTGTTCTGGGGCAGTTTGCTGTTGAGGCGTGGAGACGTGGAGCAGAACCCTGGACCCGGACCCAAGTCGGACGGCATGAGGCAGACCAGGCTGGGCAGCAGCGGACGCAGGGCCAGCACGGACAGGACCACCACCTCCGACAGCAGCGGGCAGACAACTCCATCGCAGCAGCCCACTCTTGCCGACGTCATGGACCAACTTCAGTCTTTGAACA GATTTGGCGGCATTTCTCCGGGAACGGGACTGCAAAACTGTCAAAGACCTTACTCGCCATGCTGA
- the LOC143284196 gene encoding uncharacterized protein LOC143284196 isoform X1 codes for MLKRARDKAASSVAIVTLRRRVDGVAFGFLLCYLFWGGFLLQCGDVETNPGPNPPPSKDNMRQTRLASAGSSQRASLDRASGAGSTMPTPSATEPTLSDIMATIKAVSDQVGAQMETKLEEMKQELKQEVRELKEDYAALRSDLRGVREEMTKLREENEELKKTNKDLCQKLTDCDARIDDLEGRSKRNNLLFYGLPRRPNETSADCEGVVQDLLTDSLDMTDVMEFDRVHRLSSRPDSPVIACCTYYRQKVNILKAKGKLKGTNIFIGEDFSKGVRDIRRRLTPHLKKARQDGKRATMVFNHLLIDGKKFTVDNNDKLVDFK; via the coding sequence ATGTTGAAAAGGGCCAGGGACAAGGCAGCTTCAAGTGTCGCCATTGTCACGCTGCGTCGACGTGTGGACGGTGTCGCTTTTGGTTTCCTCCTCTGCTATTTATTCTGGGGCGGTTTTTTACTGCAATGTGGCGACGTTGAAACCAACCCAGGACCAAACCCTCCTCCCAGCAAGGACAATATGAGGCAGACCAGACTTGCCAGTGCAGGATCTTCCCAGAGAGCAAGTCTGGACAGAGCAAGTGGCGCTGGTTCTACGATGCCTACCCCTTCTGCCACAGAACCCACCCTTAGCGACATCATGGCTACCATAAAAGCCGTGAGTGACCAGGTGGGGGCACAGATGGAGACTAAGCTGGAGGAAATGAAGCAAGAGCTGAAGCAGGAAGTGCGAGAACTTAAGGAAGACTATGCTGCTCTGAGAAGTGAcctgaggggggtgagggaggagatgACGAAGCTGCGAGAGGAGAACGAAGAGCTGAAGAAGACCAACAAGGACCTCTGCCAGAAGCTGACCGACTGCGACGCAAGGATTGATGACCTGGAGGGCCGGTCCAAGCGTAACAACCTCCTCTTCTACGGCCTGCCTAGGAGACCCAACGAGACCAGTGCAGACTGCGAGGGCGTCGTGCAGGACCTCCTCACTGACAGCCTGGACATGACTGACGTGATGGAGTTCGACAGGGTTCACCGGCTGAGTTCCAGGCCTGACTCCCCAGTGATTGCTTGCTGTACCTATTACAGACAAAAGGTAAATATCCTGAAAGCTAAGGGTAAACTGAAAGGTACAAATATATTCATTGGTGAGGACTTTTCGAAGGGAGTAAGAGACATCAGACGTAGACTAACTCCGCACCTGAAGAAAGCAAGGCAGGATGGGAAAAGAGCCACGATGGTGTTCAACCATTTACTGATTGATGGCAAAAAATTCACtgtcgataataatgataaacttgTTGACTTTAAATAG
- the LOC143284196 gene encoding glycogenin-1-like isoform X2, which produces MWCHVVSCGKMCFQHRGLSHTGHHRCHVVSCGVVSCRVMSCHVVWCVSSAQKEAWVTLATTDANAVGCMVLGNSLKRAGTTRQLVVMVTEGVSQGLRSQLMKVFDKLEDVNKGDIQGAGNLPVQSRPDLIGMFNKIHCWMLTQYNKCVFVDADTLVVEKCDELFDKEELSAAPDPDSPKRFDSGVFVFRPSSETYQVILALALSKESVEGGDQGLLNTYFLSRATSCLWPLFASLHRLYVEKGQGQGSFKCRHCHAASTCGRCRFWFPPLLFILGRFFTAMWRR; this is translated from the exons ATGtggtgtcatgtcgtgtcatgtggTAAGATGTGTTTTCAGCACAGAGGCTTGAGTCACACTGGCCACCATCGATGTCatgtggtgtcatgtggtgtcgtgtcatgtcgtgtcatgtcatgtcatgtggtgtggtgtgtgtcttcagCACAGAAAGAGGCGTGGGTCACGCTGGCCACCACAGATGCCAATGCAGTGGGCTGCATGGTGCTGGGCAACTCCCTGAAGCGGGCCGGTACCACGCGCCAGCTGGTCGTCATGGTCACCGAGGGCGTGTCCCAGGGGTTGAG ATCGCAGCTGATGAAGGTTTTTGACAAGCTGGAGGACGTGAACAAGGGGGACATTCAGGGCGCAGGCAACCTGCCCGTTCAGAGCCGTCCTGACCTGATCGGCATGTTCAACAAGATCCACTGCTGGATGCTGACACAGTACAACAAGTGTGTCTTCGTGGACGCCGACACCTTG GTGGTGGAGAAATGTGATGAGCTGTTTGACAAAGAAGAACTCTCGGCTGCTCCTGACCCTGACTCGCCCAAACGCTTTGACTCCGGGGTCTTCGTGTTTCGCCCGTCCTCAGAGACGTACCAAGTAATCCTTGCTCTGGCTTTGTCCAAAGAGTCTGTTGAAG GTGGAGACCAAGGTCTGCTCAACACTTACTTCCTCTCCCGGGCCACGAGCTGTTTGTGGCCGCTTTTTGCCAGTCTACATCGGCTTTATGTTGAAAAGGGCCAGGGACAAGGCAGCTTCAAGTGTCGCCATTGTCACGCTGCGTCGACGTGTGGACGGTGTCGCTTTTGGTTTCCTCCTCTGCTATTTATTCTGGGGCGGTTTTTTACTGCAATGTGGCGACGTTGA